Proteins encoded in a region of the Mycolicibacterium neoaurum genome:
- a CDS encoding OsmC family protein — MTELWVERTGVRRYTGRSSRGAEVLVGSEDVEGVFTPGELLKIALAACSGMSSDHPLRTRLGDDYQATIKVSGAADREREVYPHLEERLEVDLSSLTEDERARLLTIVRRSIDKVCTVGNTLKAGTEVTLAVTDVGQS; from the coding sequence ATGACCGAATTGTGGGTTGAGCGGACCGGCGTTCGCCGTTACACCGGACGGAGCAGCCGCGGGGCCGAGGTGCTGGTGGGCTCCGAGGACGTCGAGGGTGTGTTCACCCCAGGCGAGCTGCTCAAGATCGCGCTGGCTGCGTGCAGCGGTATGAGCAGCGACCATCCGCTGCGCACCCGCCTCGGTGACGACTACCAGGCCACGATCAAGGTCTCCGGCGCCGCCGACCGTGAGCGCGAGGTCTACCCGCACCTGGAGGAACGCCTCGAGGTCGACCTCTCCAGCTTGACCGAGGACGAACGCGCTCGACTGCTGACGATCGTCCGTCGTTCCATCGACAAGGTGTGCACTGTCGGGAACACCCTGAAAGCGGGTACCGAGGTGACCCTGGCGGTGACCGATGTCGGCCAGTCCTGA
- a CDS encoding acylphosphatase, translated as MSASPDVRLNAWVHGHVQGVGFRWWTRARALELGLTGYASNRPDGRVHVVAQGPRDDCQRLLDLLQSGGTPGTVDKVVADWAEVGDPIAGFSER; from the coding sequence ATGTCGGCCAGTCCTGACGTCCGTCTCAACGCCTGGGTGCACGGTCACGTGCAGGGCGTCGGTTTCCGGTGGTGGACGCGTGCGCGGGCACTCGAACTGGGTCTGACCGGGTACGCGTCCAACCGCCCGGACGGCCGGGTGCACGTGGTCGCCCAGGGGCCCAGGGATGACTGCCAGCGCCTGCTTGACCTGCTGCAGTCCGGCGGCACGCCGGGAACCGTGGACAAGGTGGTGGCCGACTGGGCCGAGGTGGGCGACCCGATCGCGGGCTTCAGCGAACGCTGA
- the smc gene encoding chromosome segregation protein SMC, translating into MHLKSLTLKGFKSFAASTTLRFEPGITCVVGPNGSGKSNVVDALTWVMGEQGAKTLRGGKMEDVIFAGTSSRAPLGRAEVTLTIDNSDNALPIEYSEVSITRRMFRDGAGEYEINGSRCRLADVQELLSDSGIGREMHVIVGQGKLSEILESRPEDRRAFIEEAAGVLKHRKRKEKAVRKLDSMQANLARLTDLTTELRRQLKPLGRQAEMARRAQTIQADLRDARLRLAADDLLRRQTEFNDTNQAETTLRREHDEVTSRLEVATVELAAHESAVAELTERAEAAQQTWFRLSALAERVSATVRIATERTQLLDAEPEVDSGRDPDALEAEADRIAELEQELLAELEAARETLEYARAELAERENLAAEAERAHRAAARAEADRREGLARLAGQVDTLRARVESTDETIATLVARIEEAAARVQKAQAEFETVQARVGELDEGEVGLDDQHDRSVSALRVADERVAELQAAERSAERSAVSLKARIDALSVGLERKDGAAWLLENHSDAGLFGPVAKLLRVRAGYEVAIATVLGPAADALAAENVGTARAAVAALKEADGGRAAILLGDWPIHGGRDDEQLPAGVQWAVDLVEAPERLRGATAALLSGVAVVDELSAALDLVAARPHLRAVTLEGDLVGAGWVSGGSDRKVSTLEIASEIEKARTELEAAERQAGELAAALAGAKEEQAARQDAAEQALAALNESDAAISSVYEQLGRLGQESRNADAEWQRLLKQRDELETGRAATVEELTELESRLHNAQQTPMFEVDDSDERQEFTMAAEAARATEVEARLAVRTAEERANAVRGRADSLRRSAAAERESRLRAARAREAREHAATVAAAVADAGRTVAARLASAVALASRTRDQLAVERSAQAEALSRVRTEVTELGARLTALTDSLHRDEVAKAQAALRIEQLEQQALEQFGLAAADLIAEYGPDVPLPPTELEMAEYEQARERGEQVTAPAPMPFDRPTQERRAKKAERELSELGRVNPLALEEFAALEERYNFLSTQLEDVKAARKDLMDVIADVDERILTVFADAYADVEREFTQVFASLFPGGEGRLLLTNPDDLLTTGIEVEARPPGKKVKRLSLLSGGEKSLTAVAMLVAIFRARPSPFYIMDEVEAALDDVNLRRLLGLFEQLREKSQLIVITHQKPTMEIADALYGVTMQGDGITQVISQRMRGQDLVGTG; encoded by the coding sequence ATGCATCTCAAGAGTCTGACGTTGAAGGGCTTCAAGTCCTTCGCTGCGTCGACGACTCTGCGCTTCGAACCGGGCATCACCTGCGTGGTCGGCCCCAACGGCTCGGGTAAATCCAATGTCGTCGACGCCCTGACCTGGGTGATGGGCGAGCAGGGAGCCAAAACGCTGCGCGGCGGCAAGATGGAGGACGTCATCTTCGCCGGGACGTCCTCGCGGGCGCCGCTGGGGCGCGCCGAGGTGACGCTGACCATCGACAACTCCGATAACGCGCTGCCCATCGAGTACTCCGAGGTCTCGATCACCCGCCGGATGTTCCGCGACGGCGCCGGGGAGTACGAGATCAACGGCAGTCGCTGCCGGCTCGCCGATGTGCAGGAACTGCTCTCCGACTCCGGTATCGGCCGCGAGATGCACGTGATCGTCGGCCAGGGCAAGCTCTCGGAGATCCTGGAATCGCGGCCGGAGGATCGGCGCGCGTTCATCGAGGAAGCCGCCGGCGTGCTCAAGCATCGCAAGCGCAAAGAGAAGGCGGTCCGCAAGCTCGACTCGATGCAGGCCAACCTGGCCCGGTTGACCGACCTGACCACCGAGCTCCGCCGCCAGCTGAAGCCGTTGGGGCGCCAGGCCGAGATGGCACGCCGCGCCCAGACCATCCAGGCCGATCTGCGTGACGCCCGGCTGCGACTGGCCGCCGATGACCTGTTGCGCCGCCAGACCGAGTTCAACGACACCAACCAGGCCGAGACCACGCTGCGCCGCGAGCACGACGAGGTGACCTCCCGTCTTGAGGTGGCGACCGTCGAATTGGCCGCCCACGAGTCTGCGGTGGCCGAGCTGACCGAGCGGGCCGAAGCCGCCCAGCAGACCTGGTTCCGGTTGTCGGCGCTGGCCGAGCGGGTCAGCGCCACGGTGCGCATCGCCACCGAGCGCACCCAGTTGCTCGACGCCGAGCCTGAGGTCGATTCGGGACGCGATCCCGATGCGCTGGAGGCCGAGGCCGATCGGATCGCCGAGCTGGAGCAGGAGCTGCTGGCCGAGCTGGAGGCCGCCCGGGAGACATTGGAGTACGCCCGAGCCGAACTCGCCGAGCGGGAGAATCTCGCCGCGGAGGCCGAACGTGCGCATCGCGCGGCGGCGCGCGCCGAGGCCGATCGTCGCGAGGGGCTGGCCCGGCTGGCCGGACAGGTAGACACCCTGCGGGCCCGCGTCGAGTCGACCGACGAGACGATCGCCACATTGGTGGCCCGCATCGAGGAAGCCGCCGCGCGGGTGCAGAAGGCGCAGGCCGAGTTCGAGACCGTCCAGGCGCGCGTCGGCGAGCTCGACGAGGGTGAGGTGGGCCTGGACGATCAGCACGATCGGTCGGTTTCCGCGTTGCGGGTCGCCGACGAGCGGGTGGCCGAACTGCAGGCGGCCGAACGCAGTGCCGAGCGTTCCGCGGTGTCGCTGAAGGCCCGCATCGACGCCCTGTCGGTGGGCTTGGAGCGCAAGGACGGCGCGGCCTGGCTGCTCGAAAACCATTCGGATGCAGGGCTTTTCGGGCCGGTCGCGAAATTGCTTCGGGTGCGCGCGGGTTACGAGGTCGCGATCGCCACGGTGCTCGGACCGGCCGCTGACGCGCTGGCGGCCGAGAACGTCGGCACCGCGCGTGCCGCCGTCGCGGCGCTCAAGGAGGCTGACGGCGGGCGTGCGGCAATCCTGTTGGGGGACTGGCCGATACACGGTGGTCGTGATGATGAGCAGCTGCCGGCCGGTGTGCAGTGGGCGGTCGACCTGGTTGAGGCACCCGAACGGCTGCGGGGCGCCACGGCAGCGCTGTTGTCCGGTGTGGCCGTGGTCGACGAGCTTTCCGCGGCACTGGATCTGGTGGCGGCCCGGCCGCACCTTCGGGCGGTCACCCTCGAAGGAGACCTCGTCGGCGCCGGCTGGGTCAGCGGCGGTTCCGATCGCAAGGTGTCGACTCTGGAGATCGCCTCCGAGATCGAAAAGGCTCGCACCGAACTGGAAGCGGCCGAGCGCCAGGCCGGTGAGCTTGCGGCCGCATTGGCGGGCGCCAAGGAAGAACAGGCGGCCCGCCAGGACGCGGCCGAGCAGGCATTGGCCGCGCTCAACGAGTCCGATGCGGCGATCTCGTCGGTCTATGAACAGTTGGGCCGCCTGGGGCAGGAGTCGCGCAACGCCGACGCCGAGTGGCAGCGGCTGCTCAAACAACGCGATGAGTTGGAGACCGGCCGCGCCGCCACCGTCGAGGAGCTCACCGAGCTGGAATCCCGACTGCACAACGCGCAGCAGACGCCGATGTTCGAGGTCGACGACTCCGACGAGCGCCAGGAGTTCACCATGGCGGCCGAGGCCGCCCGCGCAACCGAGGTGGAAGCGCGGTTGGCCGTGCGCACCGCCGAGGAACGTGCCAATGCCGTCCGGGGCCGGGCGGATTCGTTGCGTCGATCCGCTGCGGCCGAGCGCGAGTCCCGGTTGCGTGCGGCGCGGGCCAGGGAGGCGCGCGAGCACGCAGCGACGGTGGCCGCGGCCGTCGCCGATGCCGGTCGTACGGTGGCCGCCCGGCTGGCGTCGGCGGTGGCGCTGGCGTCGCGGACCCGCGATCAGCTTGCTGTCGAACGGAGTGCGCAGGCCGAGGCGCTGAGCCGGGTGCGCACCGAGGTCACCGAACTGGGTGCGCGGCTGACCGCGCTGACCGATTCGCTGCACCGCGACGAGGTCGCCAAAGCCCAAGCGGCCCTACGCATCGAGCAACTCGAACAGCAGGCGTTGGAGCAGTTCGGCTTGGCCGCGGCGGATTTGATCGCCGAGTACGGGCCGGATGTGCCGCTGCCGCCGACCGAGCTGGAGATGGCCGAGTACGAGCAGGCACGCGAGCGCGGTGAACAGGTCACCGCGCCGGCGCCGATGCCGTTCGACCGGCCCACCCAGGAGCGTCGGGCGAAGAAGGCCGAGCGGGAGCTCTCGGAGCTCGGCCGTGTCAATCCGCTGGCGCTGGAGGAGTTCGCGGCGCTGGAGGAGCGCTACAACTTCCTGTCCACACAGTTGGAGGACGTCAAGGCGGCCCGCAAGGATCTGATGGACGTCATCGCCGATGTCGATGAGCGAATCTTGACGGTGTTCGCCGATGCCTATGCCGACGTGGAGCGCGAGTTCACCCAAGTGTTCGCCTCGCTGTTCCCCGGTGGTGAAGGCCGGTTGCTGCTGACCAATCCCGACGATCTGTTGACCACCGGTATCGAGGTGGAGGCGCGTCCGCCGGGCAAGAAGGTCAAGCGGCTGTCGCTGTTGTCCGGTGGTGAGAAATCGCTGACCGCGGTGGCGATGCTGGTCGCGATCTTCCGGGCCAGGCCGTCACCGTTCTACATCATGGACGAGGTCGAGGCCGCCCTCGACGATGTGAACCTGCGGCGGTTGCTCGGCCTGTTCGAGCAACTGCGGGAGAAGTCGCAGCTGATCGTGATCACGCACCAGAAGCCGACCATGGAGATCGCCGACGCGCTCTACGGGGTCACCATGCAGGGCGACG